In one window of Methanosarcina vacuolata Z-761 DNA:
- a CDS encoding HamA C-terminal domain-containing protein, with protein MEKKKPFNSAKIIEERISEANLKTYLVGFDIDDNNESKYRWKELVNLLQNVIFEFAFGYHLEPDKTKLIDQLSDAAKSIYKIEEFKKAKEIYVDNCSFIDDSDEQRKSFLKRGEFGELILHLILRDFHSTVPLLSKIYFKDSYGVPVHGFDAVHIQPENKTMWLGESKLYMDGKKGVEALIKDIKEHFQRDYLNNEFVIISKKIEPYDNIPEKEEWLELMDGKSKLKDVLSSITIPLLCTYSSDNFTKYDDENQSEFIESYEKEVRNLKNNFDNINDHPLKSNLNIVLLLFPVPCKNELIKRLHKKLYTLQELKDE; from the coding sequence ATGGAAAAGAAAAAGCCATTTAATTCAGCAAAAATTATTGAAGAAAGAATTTCCGAAGCGAATCTTAAGACTTATTTGGTTGGATTTGATATTGATGATAATAACGAAAGCAAATATCGTTGGAAGGAATTAGTTAATTTGCTTCAAAATGTAATATTTGAGTTCGCATTTGGTTATCACTTAGAACCAGATAAGACTAAGCTTATAGATCAATTATCTGACGCCGCAAAATCTATTTACAAAATTGAGGAATTCAAAAAAGCTAAAGAGATATACGTTGATAATTGCAGTTTCATTGATGACAGCGATGAACAGAGAAAAAGTTTTTTGAAAAGAGGAGAGTTCGGAGAATTAATATTACATCTTATATTACGTGATTTTCATAGCACTGTTCCTCTCTTATCAAAAATATATTTTAAAGATTCATATGGGGTTCCGGTTCATGGCTTTGACGCTGTTCATATTCAGCCAGAAAATAAAACTATGTGGTTAGGAGAATCAAAATTATATATGGACGGTAAAAAAGGTGTAGAAGCCTTAATTAAGGACATAAAAGAACATTTCCAGCGTGACTATCTTAACAATGAGTTTGTAATCATATCAAAAAAGATTGAGCCTTATGATAACATTCCAGAAAAAGAAGAATGGCTAGAATTGATGGATGGAAAAAGTAAGCTAAAAGATGTTTTAAGTTCTATAACCATTCCGTTGCTTTGTACATACTCAAGTGATAATTTTACAAAGTATGACGATGAAAATCAAAGTGAATTTATAGAAAGTTATGAAAAAGAGGTTAGAAACTTAAAAAATAATTTTGATAACATAAATGATCATCCTCTTAAGAGTAATTTAAATATTGTGTTGCTACTTTTTCCAGTTCCATGTAAAAATGAGTTAATTAAAAGGTTGCATAAGAAATTGTACACTTTACAGGAATTAAAAGATGAGTGA
- a CDS encoding A24 family peptidase C-terminal domain-containing protein: MIEILKILFSIPFLLYSCYSDLNSRRVSNKVWKYMLASGSGFVFYEIFTDGLSYLMPLLLSGVLVFTAVYLLFQFGAFGGGDAKGLIVLSILFPSYPVFSYSGNTYPLLGVPPIGIFAFTVLGNALLMTTLVPLGMFCHNLLHFSPEMIKNPLYMFIGYRTEISSLKYKKHLGLLEKFELDESGSLKKTFARGGLNFDADQKPELEEYLKKGLIEKDIWVTPGLPFMLSITAGFITAVFFGDLIFYTVMRLIVS, from the coding sequence ATGATAGAAATCCTCAAAATACTCTTCAGCATTCCCTTCTTACTGTACTCGTGTTATTCTGACCTTAATTCCCGCAGGGTCTCAAATAAGGTCTGGAAATATATGCTTGCATCGGGTTCGGGGTTCGTTTTTTATGAAATTTTCACAGACGGACTTTCCTACCTTATGCCTCTTCTTTTATCAGGAGTTCTTGTTTTTACGGCCGTCTATCTCCTTTTCCAGTTTGGGGCTTTCGGAGGCGGGGATGCAAAGGGGTTGATCGTGCTTTCCATCCTTTTTCCTTCTTATCCGGTGTTTAGCTATTCAGGAAATACATATCCCCTGCTCGGGGTTCCACCAATCGGGATTTTCGCCTTTACGGTACTGGGAAATGCTCTCCTGATGACAACGCTTGTCCCTCTCGGGATGTTCTGCCACAATCTCCTGCATTTCTCGCCTGAGATGATCAAAAATCCGCTTTACATGTTTATAGGATACCGGACAGAGATTTCTTCCCTGAAGTACAAGAAACACCTTGGCCTGCTTGAAAAATTTGAGCTTGACGAAAGTGGAAGCCTCAAAAAAACATTTGCCCGTGGAGGTCTCAACTTCGATGCGGACCAGAAACCGGAACTTGAGGAGTATCTGAAAAAAGGTTTGATTGAGAAAGATATCTGGGTTACTCCCGGCCTGCCGTTCATGCTTTCAATTACAGCCGGGTTTATTACTGCTGTTTTTTTTGGAGATTTGATATTTTATACGGTCATGCGCCTCATTGTAAGTTAA
- a CDS encoding DEAD/DEAH box helicase, with protein sequence MSEASPKLIDEIIDQIRNSESIGLEESFQFAKDCSELLRGNESEQQYGRKVIINILDNCGKLESSTYDIWADLVEAAGFYPYLEKEKCILQIKNTGEKIRKEFHFCYDLDKYFHEQQKALSELLRSDKNVIVSAPTSFGKSLLIEEIVASKRYKNIVVIQPTLALLDETRRKLFKYTKDYRIIIRTSQKYVEEGRNLFLLTAERVMEYQNLPNIDFFIIDEFYKLSARRDDERSDILNNAFNLLVNKHKSRFYLLGPNIEGISEGFTEKYNAKFFKTNYGLVDCVTVDCYSEKFGERGKKGLLKEKELFELLLKLRDEQSLIYCASPNRARSLSKKFQEYLVRKEVIFPEKRLSIIEWLKENINEQWDFIDCLKYGIGIHDGALPKHITATVIKYFNEKKLNYLFCTTTIIEGVNTSAKNVIFFDSHKGNKKSIDFFDYSNIKGRAGRMMEHYVGRIYNFNKPIAEEKIIIDIPFFEQNPVSDEILVQINDKDIKYKNTNQYKELKNLPLEEKELFKKNGVSIKGQKQILDFLMENINQCYSLIYWKGYPTYEQLRFTISLAWAFLLKSGESGSPMTSKKLVKVTYDYGLHQNMNYLIKSEFTYLASTNKNKTKNEILNAAIQNQFQIQRHWLHYKVPKWLNVINELQKYVCEKKALDPGNYLYYATQIENDFIPDHLSILAEYGVPTSAINKLKSKVPNEIPEDQLLETIVKNSFYKVNLLEYEKEKLLENFT encoded by the coding sequence ATGAGTGAAGCCAGTCCTAAATTAATTGACGAGATTATAGATCAGATAAGAAACTCTGAAAGTATAGGATTAGAGGAAAGTTTTCAGTTTGCAAAAGATTGCTCCGAATTATTGAGAGGAAATGAATCTGAGCAACAATACGGCAGAAAAGTAATTATAAATATTCTAGATAACTGCGGAAAATTAGAGAGTTCAACGTATGATATTTGGGCTGATTTAGTAGAAGCGGCTGGATTTTATCCTTATTTAGAAAAAGAAAAATGTATTTTACAAATTAAAAACACGGGAGAAAAAATAAGAAAAGAGTTTCATTTTTGTTATGATCTAGATAAATATTTCCATGAACAACAAAAAGCATTGAGTGAACTATTAAGAAGTGACAAAAATGTAATAGTTAGTGCACCAACAAGTTTTGGAAAAAGTCTACTCATCGAAGAAATTGTGGCATCTAAAAGGTACAAAAACATAGTAGTTATTCAGCCAACACTTGCACTTTTAGATGAAACAAGAAGAAAATTATTCAAGTACACAAAAGATTATAGGATTATTATACGGACATCTCAGAAATATGTGGAAGAGGGAAGGAATTTATTTTTACTAACTGCAGAAAGAGTTATGGAGTATCAAAACCTTCCAAACATTGACTTTTTCATTATTGACGAGTTTTACAAGTTAAGTGCAAGAAGAGATGATGAACGCTCAGATATCTTAAATAATGCTTTTAATTTGTTAGTAAATAAACATAAAAGTAGATTTTACTTATTAGGGCCAAATATTGAAGGTATTTCAGAAGGATTTACCGAAAAATACAATGCAAAGTTCTTTAAAACAAACTATGGTCTAGTTGATTGTGTAACTGTTGATTGCTATTCGGAGAAATTTGGAGAACGGGGGAAAAAGGGATTATTAAAAGAAAAAGAATTGTTTGAACTGCTTTTAAAGTTACGAGATGAGCAGAGTCTAATATATTGCGCTTCTCCTAATCGGGCAAGAAGTTTATCCAAAAAATTCCAAGAATATCTAGTGAGAAAAGAAGTCATATTTCCTGAAAAGCGACTTAGCATAATTGAGTGGCTGAAAGAGAATATAAACGAGCAGTGGGACTTTATTGATTGTCTTAAATATGGTATAGGAATACATGACGGTGCTTTACCCAAACATATAACCGCTACAGTAATAAAATACTTCAATGAAAAAAAGTTGAATTATTTGTTCTGTACAACTACAATTATTGAAGGTGTGAATACAAGTGCTAAAAATGTTATTTTCTTTGACTCACACAAAGGGAATAAAAAAAGTATTGATTTTTTTGATTATTCAAATATAAAGGGTAGAGCTGGTAGAATGATGGAACACTATGTTGGGAGAATTTATAATTTCAATAAACCAATTGCGGAAGAGAAAATAATAATTGATATTCCTTTTTTTGAGCAGAATCCTGTTTCTGATGAAATTCTTGTCCAAATTAATGATAAAGATATTAAATACAAAAATACTAATCAATATAAAGAGCTAAAAAATCTTCCGTTAGAAGAAAAGGAATTATTCAAAAAAAATGGTGTTTCAATAAAAGGACAAAAGCAAATACTGGACTTTTTGATGGAAAATATTAATCAATGTTACTCATTAATTTACTGGAAAGGGTATCCGACATATGAACAATTAAGATTTACTATTTCTCTAGCTTGGGCCTTTTTGTTGAAGTCTGGTGAGTCTGGTAGTCCAATGACCAGTAAGAAATTGGTAAAAGTTACTTATGATTACGGACTACATCAAAATATGAATTATCTTATAAAATCTGAATTTACTTATTTGGCTTCAACAAATAAGAATAAAACAAAAAATGAAATTTTAAACGCTGCAATTCAAAATCAGTTTCAAATCCAAAGGCATTGGCTTCATTATAAAGTACCAAAGTGGTTAAATGTAATTAATGAGTTGCAGAAATATGTTTGTGAAAAAAAAGCATTAGATCCTGGGAATTATTTGTATTATGCAACACAGATAGAAAATGATTTTATACCTGATCATCTTTCGATTCTTGCTGAATACGGAGTTCCTACATCTGCAATCAACAAACTGAAATCTAAAGTTCCGAATGAGATTCCGGAAGATCAACTACTAGAAACTATTGTTAAAAACTCATTTTATAAGGTAAATTTGTTAGAATATGAAAAGGAAAAATTATTGGAGAATTTCACTTAA
- a CDS encoding cobalt-precorrin-5B (C(1))-methyltransferase, translating into MIDPVNNFKIPEEWIVRTGLAREELETKVASGMIVVLSDGSILKRGYTTGTTASAAAKAAVLSLKKTVHSVSVPTPVGLRAQLEVSEASQGRAVVKKIQNDHESDITRGLEFVGEAREAEGIRILGGRGIGIVRRDGLQVPKGQPAINPKPMEQIKAAVQEAVEELGLRGAEVTISIPDGEKTGKETLNSRIGVEGGISVLGSTGFVEPWNDHLGEMRGDLIRCTDRVVLTTGRIGMRYSHMLFPDYTVVMIGSRISEGLDYASGDIIICGLPGLVLKWGNPEMLEGSGYATVVEMLKKAPEHMRLKEAFEMAIEKGKGARIVVIDRDGSVLMDSKNES; encoded by the coding sequence ATGATAGATCCTGTTAACAATTTCAAGATCCCTGAAGAATGGATTGTCCGTACCGGGCTTGCCAGGGAAGAACTTGAAACAAAAGTAGCATCCGGGATGATTGTGGTTCTGAGTGACGGGTCTATCCTCAAACGAGGATACACTACAGGAACCACAGCAAGTGCTGCTGCAAAAGCCGCGGTCCTTTCCCTTAAGAAAACGGTTCATAGCGTATCTGTTCCGACTCCTGTGGGATTGAGAGCACAGCTTGAGGTCAGCGAAGCCTCTCAGGGGCGTGCAGTTGTGAAAAAGATTCAAAACGACCACGAATCCGATATTACCCGGGGGCTTGAATTTGTGGGAGAAGCCAGGGAAGCTGAAGGAATCCGAATTCTCGGAGGAAGAGGCATAGGAATTGTCAGAAGGGACGGGCTACAGGTTCCAAAAGGCCAGCCAGCTATTAACCCAAAACCAATGGAACAGATAAAGGCCGCAGTGCAGGAAGCCGTAGAAGAACTGGGCTTGAGAGGAGCCGAGGTTACAATCTCAATTCCGGACGGAGAGAAAACCGGAAAAGAAACCCTGAACAGCAGGATAGGGGTTGAAGGCGGAATTTCCGTACTTGGAAGTACAGGCTTTGTTGAGCCCTGGAATGACCACCTTGGAGAAATGAGAGGAGACCTGATACGCTGCACGGACAGAGTGGTCCTGACGACAGGCCGGATAGGAATGCGTTACTCTCATATGCTTTTTCCTGATTATACAGTCGTTATGATCGGAAGCAGGATTTCGGAAGGGCTTGATTACGCTTCTGGTGATATAATTATCTGCGGGCTTCCAGGCCTTGTCCTTAAATGGGGAAACCCTGAGATGCTTGAAGGCAGCGGATATGCAACCGTTGTCGAGATGCTTAAAAAAGCGCCTGAACATATGCGCCTGAAAGAGGCCTTCGAGATGGCAATCGAGAAAGGAAAAGGCGCAAGAATCGTGGTAATCGACAGGGATGGATCTGTCCTGATGGACAGTAAGAATGAAAGTTAA
- a CDS encoding tetratricopeptide repeat protein: MELEPEHLYKLDKLVTLLSISEDLTIVFVRCNEPVLCNALYTETVRRLEGELFIYDINMSESYPDLLKLLNEAKASELYTQNIKENKKVAFFVFGLDKAIEKKTIEGKSEALLLLNMMRERFLAIENPVIIWINSTSLSKILKEAPDFFSWRTTVLEFDMKKEEVVRAAIDFGDTELESLSKKELEDRWEYYSRLLKEYHEKGTIDSQKFAYWNYKLGMIKLLRGYPKEAITYFQESLKISRQIGDRRGECSVLGKLGNVCSDVGEVKKAIEYYERALFISHEVGDQHSDGVLLGNLGSSYLHLGEVTKAIEYYEQALLISRKIGDRRGKGINLGNLGNSYYYLGEVTKAIEYYEQALVVSREIGDRRNEGGLLSNLGSSYFHLGEVTKAIKYYEQALLISQEVGDRRNEESILGNLGSSYGSLGEINKAFGYFERALSISREVGDRHGEARWLCNLGVIYLQFGDLNKAIEFLEMSLLIGKELRDHKIIDFCEHQLNSLKKQVNKI; this comes from the coding sequence GTGGAGCTTGAACCTGAACATCTTTACAAACTGGATAAACTGGTCACTCTCCTAAGTATCTCAGAAGACCTTACAATTGTATTTGTGCGCTGCAACGAACCAGTTCTCTGCAATGCGCTCTATACGGAAACTGTTAGAAGGCTGGAAGGCGAACTTTTTATTTATGATATCAACATGAGTGAGTCTTATCCTGATCTATTGAAGTTACTAAATGAGGCGAAAGCATCGGAATTATATACTCAAAACATAAAAGAAAATAAAAAAGTAGCATTCTTCGTTTTTGGATTGGATAAAGCAATAGAGAAAAAGACCATTGAGGGAAAATCTGAAGCGCTTCTTCTTTTGAATATGATGCGGGAGCGCTTTCTGGCCATTGAAAATCCTGTAATTATCTGGATTAACAGTACTTCTCTTTCAAAAATCCTCAAAGAAGCGCCGGATTTTTTTTCCTGGCGTACCACTGTCCTTGAATTTGACATGAAAAAAGAAGAAGTTGTAAGAGCAGCTATTGATTTTGGTGACACGGAGCTTGAATCCTTAAGCAAAAAGGAACTTGAAGACAGGTGGGAGTATTACTCTCGCCTATTGAAGGAATATCACGAAAAAGGAACAATTGATTCTCAAAAGTTTGCTTACTGGAATTACAAGCTTGGAATGATTAAATTGCTCAGAGGCTATCCTAAAGAAGCGATAACCTATTTTCAAGAATCTCTTAAAATTTCCCGGCAGATAGGGGATCGTCGTGGAGAATGCTCAGTCCTTGGAAAACTTGGGAATGTCTGTAGTGACGTTGGCGAAGTGAAGAAAGCTATTGAATATTATGAGCGTGCTCTTTTTATTTCACATGAAGTCGGTGATCAACACAGTGATGGAGTACTTCTTGGAAACCTTGGTAGTTCCTACCTACATCTCGGTGAAGTTACTAAAGCTATTGAATATTATGAGCAGGCTCTTCTAATTTCTCGAAAAATTGGAGATCGGCGTGGAAAAGGAATAAATCTTGGCAACCTAGGTAATTCTTATTATTATCTTGGTGAAGTTACTAAAGCTATCGAATATTATGAGCAGGCTCTTGTAGTTTCTCGAGAAATTGGTGATCGACGCAATGAGGGTGGGCTCCTTAGCAACCTTGGTAGTTCCTACTTCCATCTAGGTGAAGTTACTAAAGCTATCAAATATTATGAGCAGGCTCTTTTAATTTCTCAAGAAGTTGGTGATAGGCGCAACGAAGAATCAATTCTTGGTAATCTTGGTAGTTCCTATGGCTCTCTTGGTGAAATAAATAAAGCATTTGGATATTTTGAGCGAGCTCTTTCAATTTCGCGAGAAGTTGGTGATCGACACGGGGAAGCAAGATGGCTTTGCAATCTTGGCGTTATTTATCTGCAATTTGGTGACCTAAATAAAGCAATTGAATTTCTTGAAATGTCTCTTCTAATAGGCAAAGAACTCAGAGATCATAAAATAATTGATTTTTGTGAACACCAATTAAACTCCCTTAAAAAACAAGTAAATAAAATTTAA
- a CDS encoding DNA-directed DNA polymerase — MPMDFQILDADYEVVNDSSPVIRLFGRGADGKSVCCFVPDFEPYFYLKASGDLNTAARLIEDTFTQVKKVEIVEKFEPIGYQKTKTKMLRVTTHLPREVPEIRDDILKLQEVLKAEGKWEVYETDILFRNRFLIDRDLGGMVWVSTEGEAVDPAKYIRTNGSGSSRCDKFTCDASLLASGFNKVENLTLAPLKYLAFDIECLPLDGGMPSPEVSPIIMISFSFEPEYKGHKTLVLLAKSVKDLNSDVWSYTDETEMLNQFFEIFCEYDPDIVIGYNHQDFDIPYITDRVKTLVSEGKLINPVVGRDGSKIGYRKFGLITRTEMKGRVVVDALPLVRRAFSLKQYTLRAVSKELLSREKLDVPPLEMEEYWLDTGEKFQKFIDYSRRDAELALELILNLKLLDKYVALAQVSGSLLQEVVDGGQTSMVETLLLKEFGLRDRVLLPKPDDGVSAERYEMSSDLKGGEVLEPKKGLLENVLILDYKSLYPTIMMAHNLCYTTVVTGDRSDGVTIRPPSGGEFVPSEVYKGIVPSILEDLLNKRTQTKKRMRGASNENEYRVLDATQLALKILLNSFYGYSGYARARLYSLTLANAVTSFGRNNILNTREIINSTIGKIILRNKTALLLDEAGELSPQDRVVELSVAYGDTDSVFVHCKSRGDLSLEEVSLIGNRLANIVSASLPDPMELEFESIAKRALLIAKKRYALWFFEPKNSGWEDKIKVKGMETVRRDWCELTSITLNRVLELVLIKGDVDQAVEHVRQIVSKVRNLDPAKDSDIIESLVLTRTLTRKIESYKNKQPHLTVAENLKKRTGVVPSIGTRIPFVITAGKGLFVDRAEDPDYVREKNIPIDVDYYIKKQILPPVERILEVFGVKMSSLDFDSKQKGLFDFEAKKPEVKKQEKEKVSSQRKSKGITQEEKVQCPENGRAEQRSLFDWT, encoded by the coding sequence ATGCCTATGGATTTCCAGATCTTGGATGCAGACTATGAAGTCGTTAATGACAGCAGCCCCGTAATCCGTCTCTTTGGCAGGGGAGCGGACGGGAAGAGCGTTTGCTGTTTTGTTCCCGATTTTGAACCTTATTTTTATCTCAAGGCGTCTGGAGACCTTAATACCGCAGCCAGGCTTATCGAAGATACTTTCACGCAAGTTAAAAAAGTAGAAATTGTAGAAAAATTCGAGCCTATTGGGTATCAGAAAACAAAAACAAAGATGCTCAGGGTTACTACCCACCTGCCCAGAGAGGTTCCCGAGATCAGGGACGATATTCTGAAGCTCCAGGAAGTGCTGAAGGCTGAAGGCAAATGGGAAGTCTATGAGACTGATATTCTCTTCAGAAATCGTTTTTTAATTGACAGAGATCTCGGAGGTATGGTCTGGGTATCCACAGAAGGAGAAGCCGTTGACCCTGCAAAATATATCCGTACAAATGGTTCAGGCAGTTCTCGCTGTGATAAGTTTACATGCGATGCTTCACTCCTTGCGTCCGGGTTCAATAAAGTTGAAAATCTTACTCTAGCCCCACTGAAGTATCTGGCTTTTGATATTGAATGTCTGCCTCTTGATGGAGGAATGCCTTCTCCTGAGGTTTCGCCTATAATCATGATCAGCTTTTCTTTCGAGCCTGAGTATAAAGGACATAAAACCCTTGTGCTTCTGGCAAAATCTGTGAAGGATCTGAATTCCGATGTTTGGTCTTACACGGACGAGACTGAAATGCTAAATCAGTTTTTCGAGATCTTCTGTGAGTACGACCCTGACATTGTAATTGGATATAATCACCAGGATTTCGATATTCCTTACATAACGGATAGAGTAAAAACTCTGGTTTCAGAAGGAAAATTAATAAACCCTGTTGTCGGCCGGGATGGCAGCAAAATAGGTTACAGAAAATTCGGGCTTATTACCCGCACCGAAATGAAAGGCCGGGTGGTTGTGGATGCACTTCCTCTGGTAAGAAGGGCTTTCAGTCTGAAGCAGTACACCCTGCGAGCGGTTTCAAAGGAACTTCTGAGCCGTGAAAAGCTGGATGTTCCCCCTCTTGAAATGGAAGAGTACTGGCTCGATACAGGGGAAAAATTCCAAAAATTCATTGACTACTCACGCAGGGATGCAGAGCTTGCCCTGGAACTTATCCTTAATTTGAAACTCCTTGACAAATATGTCGCCCTTGCCCAGGTAAGCGGAAGTCTGCTTCAGGAAGTTGTTGATGGAGGCCAGACTTCAATGGTTGAAACGCTTCTTCTCAAAGAATTCGGGCTCCGCGACAGAGTTCTCCTTCCAAAGCCTGATGACGGAGTTTCGGCTGAGAGATATGAAATGAGTTCCGATCTCAAGGGCGGTGAAGTCCTGGAGCCTAAGAAGGGCCTTCTGGAAAATGTGCTTATTCTTGACTACAAGTCTCTTTACCCAACTATAATGATGGCACATAACCTGTGCTATACTACAGTAGTTACGGGTGACAGGTCAGATGGTGTGACCATTAGACCTCCGTCGGGAGGAGAGTTTGTGCCTTCCGAGGTTTACAAGGGAATCGTGCCTTCTATCCTTGAAGATTTGCTTAACAAGAGGACACAGACAAAGAAAAGGATGAGAGGGGCCTCTAATGAAAATGAGTATAGAGTACTCGATGCTACTCAACTCGCTTTGAAAATCCTGTTAAACAGCTTTTATGGTTATTCCGGGTATGCCCGGGCAAGGCTTTACAGCCTGACTCTTGCAAACGCCGTAACCAGCTTTGGAAGAAACAATATCCTCAATACGCGGGAAATTATTAACAGCACTATAGGAAAAATAATTCTCAGAAATAAAACAGCTCTACTCCTTGATGAAGCAGGAGAACTCTCTCCCCAGGATAGGGTAGTTGAACTGTCGGTTGCCTACGGAGATACTGACAGTGTCTTTGTCCACTGTAAATCCAGAGGAGATCTTTCTCTTGAAGAGGTCAGCCTTATAGGTAACAGGCTTGCAAATATCGTTTCTGCATCCTTGCCCGACCCGATGGAACTTGAATTTGAGTCGATTGCGAAGCGTGCCCTTCTTATCGCAAAGAAACGCTATGCTCTCTGGTTTTTTGAGCCAAAAAATTCAGGTTGGGAAGACAAGATTAAGGTCAAAGGCATGGAAACCGTCCGAAGAGACTGGTGTGAATTAACCTCGATAACTCTCAACAGGGTGCTTGAGCTTGTGCTTATAAAAGGTGATGTTGATCAGGCTGTAGAACATGTCCGCCAGATAGTCAGCAAGGTGAGGAATCTCGATCCGGCAAAAGACTCGGATATTATCGAAAGCCTTGTTCTCACACGCACCCTTACAAGGAAAATTGAGAGTTATAAAAACAAGCAGCCTCACCTTACGGTTGCTGAAAATCTGAAAAAAAGGACTGGGGTCGTACCTTCTATAGGAACAAGAATACCTTTTGTCATTACCGCAGGAAAAGGACTCTTTGTTGATCGGGCTGAAGATCCGGATTATGTAAGAGAGAAAAACATCCCGATAGATGTCGATTACTATATTAAGAAGCAGATACTCCCTCCGGTGGAACGTATTCTTGAGGTTTTCGGGGTTAAGATGTCTTCACTTGACTTTGATTCCAAACAAAAAGGACTATTTGATTTTGAAGCTAAGAAGCCTGAAGTAAAAAAACAGGAAAAAGAAAAGGTTTCTTCTCAACGGAAAAGCAAAGGAATAACACAGGAAGAGAAAGTCCAGTGCCCGGAGAACGGGCGTGCGGAGCAGCGTTCCTTATTCGATTGGACTTAA
- a CDS encoding cobalt-precorrin-7 (C(5))-methyltransferase: MIVVGVGVGPGMLTEEGIKAIRKASVVYGAKRALEIAREYIECEAKPIKDYKSLHLLPADAVVLSTGDPMFSGLGKFAGEKDTVIPGISSMQVACARTKVNLTNLCAITAHGRDSEPAKAELIQELKNGRNIFLLPEENFGSLEVAEILKEMGIEAELYTCENLGYPEERIVKGTPENPPFPETILYGLLVVQKR; this comes from the coding sequence ATGATTGTCGTAGGAGTCGGAGTAGGGCCCGGAATGCTTACGGAAGAAGGAATAAAGGCTATAAGGAAAGCTTCTGTGGTTTATGGCGCGAAAAGAGCCCTTGAGATTGCCCGGGAGTATATTGAATGTGAAGCAAAACCGATTAAGGACTATAAGTCGCTTCATCTCCTACCAGCCGATGCAGTCGTCCTGTCTACAGGCGATCCTATGTTTTCAGGGCTCGGAAAATTCGCAGGAGAGAAAGACACAGTCATACCCGGGATTTCCTCGATGCAGGTGGCCTGTGCGCGTACAAAAGTGAACCTGACCAACCTCTGCGCAATCACAGCCCATGGCAGGGACTCGGAGCCTGCAAAAGCCGAATTGATCCAGGAATTAAAGAACGGAAGAAATATCTTCCTCCTGCCGGAAGAAAACTTTGGCTCACTTGAGGTTGCAGAAATCCTTAAAGAGATGGGTATTGAAGCTGAACTTTATACCTGCGAAAACCTCGGCTATCCTGAAGAAAGAATTGTAAAAGGCACGCCTGAAAATCCGCCGTTTCCGGAAACGATTCTTTACGGGCTGCTTGTTGTGCAAAAAAGGTAA